The following are encoded in a window of Brevibacillus sp. DP1.3A genomic DNA:
- the glpK gene encoding glycerol kinase GlpK, whose translation MDNKYMLSLDQGTTSSRAILFDKSGAIIGVAQKEFTQIYPKPGWVEHNAEEIWEAQLEVLKAVLLENHVKPEEIAGIGITNQRETTVVWDKHTGKPIHNAIVWQSRQSIDICNQLKEQGYEQTVREKTGLLIDAYFSGTKVRWLLDHVEGAQERAEKGDLLFGTIDTWLIWKLTNGLVHVTDYSNASRTLMFNIHSLEWDDELLNMLQIPKAMLPAVRPSSELYGYTDEKLFEFQIPIAGIAGDQQAALFGQACFAEGQAKNTYGTGCFMLMNTGEKAVASKNGLLTTIAWGVDGKVEYALEGSIFVAGAAIQWLRDGLKLIEKSSDSEKHALSVDSTDGVYMVPAFVGLGAPYWDMEARGAIFGLTRGTTENHLIRAALESLAYQTRDVLEAMEADSGIRLQKLAVDGGAVANNFLMQFQSDILNTEVERPRVNETTALGAAYLAGLAVGYWGSKEDIVNNKVVERSFSPDMAEEVRQELYAGWKQAVTATMGYKIRH comes from the coding sequence ATGGACAATAAATATATGCTTTCCCTCGATCAAGGAACCACGAGCTCTCGCGCTATTTTATTCGATAAATCAGGTGCCATTATCGGTGTTGCCCAGAAGGAATTCACGCAAATCTATCCGAAGCCAGGTTGGGTGGAGCACAATGCCGAGGAAATCTGGGAAGCACAGCTGGAGGTTTTGAAAGCGGTTTTACTGGAGAATCATGTGAAACCGGAAGAAATTGCAGGGATCGGGATTACCAATCAGCGTGAAACAACCGTGGTATGGGATAAGCACACGGGTAAGCCGATCCACAATGCGATTGTATGGCAAAGCAGACAGTCCATCGATATTTGCAACCAGTTGAAAGAGCAAGGCTATGAGCAAACCGTTCGTGAAAAGACAGGCTTGTTGATTGACGCTTACTTTTCCGGTACAAAGGTAAGATGGCTGCTTGATCATGTGGAGGGAGCACAGGAAAGAGCCGAGAAAGGCGACCTCTTGTTTGGAACCATCGATACGTGGCTGATTTGGAAGCTGACCAATGGCCTTGTACATGTGACCGACTATTCCAATGCTTCGCGCACGTTGATGTTTAATATTCATTCCTTGGAGTGGGACGACGAGCTGTTGAACATGCTGCAAATCCCGAAAGCCATGCTGCCAGCTGTCCGTCCTTCCAGCGAATTGTACGGCTACACAGACGAAAAGCTCTTCGAATTCCAGATTCCGATTGCCGGGATTGCTGGAGACCAGCAGGCTGCTTTGTTTGGGCAGGCGTGCTTTGCAGAAGGGCAGGCCAAAAACACATACGGAACAGGTTGCTTCATGCTGATGAATACCGGAGAAAAGGCAGTTGCATCCAAAAACGGGTTGTTGACGACCATTGCCTGGGGAGTGGATGGCAAGGTAGAGTACGCCCTGGAAGGCAGTATTTTTGTGGCTGGTGCGGCGATTCAATGGTTGCGTGACGGACTCAAGCTGATCGAAAAATCATCGGATTCGGAAAAACACGCACTCTCTGTTGACAGCACAGATGGTGTTTATATGGTTCCAGCCTTTGTTGGACTGGGAGCACCGTATTGGGATATGGAAGCAAGAGGTGCGATCTTTGGCTTGACCCGTGGAACAACGGAAAATCATTTGATTCGCGCTGCGCTGGAGTCTCTGGCGTATCAGACGCGGGATGTGCTTGAAGCGATGGAGGCTGATTCCGGCATCCGGCTGCAAAAGCTGGCGGTGGACGGTGGAGCCGTGGCGAATAACTTTTTAATGCAGTTCCAGTCTGACATCCTGAATACAGAGGTTGAGCGTCCGCGTGTCAATGAAACGACTGCGCTGGGAGCAGCTTACCTGGCAGGGCTTGCCGTCGGGTATTGGGGCAGCAAGGAAGATATTGTGAATAACAAAGTGGTGGAGCGCTCCTTCTCACCAGATATGGCGGAGGAAGTGCGCCAGGAGTTGTACGCAGGTTGGAAGCAAGCTGTTACGGCAACGATGGGTTACAAGATTAGGCATTGA